The following proteins are encoded in a genomic region of Drosophila miranda strain MSH22 chromosome 4, D.miranda_PacBio2.1, whole genome shotgun sequence:
- the LOC108162245 gene encoding zinc finger protein 91 isoform X1 yields MAAEPMASGSGGVAQKMLVEITTDGVPKLHCPVCNKALISLAGYVKHVKKHQPPGGFQCRQCDVRYCHEEELSQHVKTEHASTAEDERKRFVCDKCGTEYKYLEAYKRHCKTKCQQAIDPDETIPKESPPTKESTAAAGVRPVECTCCSTRFSCSSNLAKHRRSRPETCGKLEHNPGPSDQKKDKERIRQRTKIKAGSSDEEEDATASDSDDDIPLASRIKTKAVPAPPQLKEENMSDQQSSDSGDECPDFEPNNSDDEADATQFQLPAPAMVKVEAFDEDFEYQDASLFVKTESADIFSSEKDKLLDVLLSTDEGDGLKPFESLKVEHGGGILDEIAAVPLGEQTETAETEEDVLSLRHNYEEKKKRAKDSTGKRKYRKRGTVRSPTPEEAPSTPKRVSKITKKELKERLKMINKMEKTWKCPHCVKIYHIRKPYEKHLRDDHKLSEQDIKDIFKDVDVHAKLDEEVFKCPICSKIYLVEKRLETHLKVHGEDGSLIFKCPCYCNLFFASKELATEHAHQQHKELLYCEKCDKYMTGHDSLKNHEKNFHSKKEPRNLPRNLICDKCGKKFTGRTSLSDHVRSDCGRLPLYQCSVCGKRLSTAGILKTHLLLHQSETPYQCDKCGKTFKVKAQYKSHLKTRHTEYKPYKCHLCPKEYPYRESLLTHMTVHTGIKRFLCNNCGKRFTCISNLQAHRKVHADTCGQLPLNAKATQYMGVQRGKLLMGAKPEAGMEYEETKTLIAQDVIDKDMPMAQELNFPSDGTAPLATVPLNYASTHLVPHIVLQTMQAEARRMD; encoded by the exons ATGG CTGCAGAACCGATGGCCAGCGGCAGCGGAGGAGTAGCCCAGAAAATGCTGGTGGAGATCACCACAGATGGAGTGCCAAAGCTCCACTGTCCCGTGTGCAACAAGGCCCTCATCTCTCTGGCCGGCTATGTGAAGCATGTGAAGAAGCACCAGCCGCCGGGTGGCTTCCAGTGCCGCCAGTGCGATGTCCGCTACTGCCACGAGGAGGAACTGTCACAGCACGTGAAGACCGAGCATGCCTCCACAGCGGAAGACGAACGGAAGAGATTTGTGTGCGACAAGTGCGGGACAGAGTACAAGTATCTGGAGGCATACAAGCGCCACTGCAAGACAAAGTGCCAGCAGGCCATCGATCCTGATGAGACGATTCCCAAG GAGAGTCCTCCCACTAAAGAATCCACGGCTGCAGCCGGAGTGCGCCCAGTGGAGTGCACGTGCTGTTCCACCCGTTTCTCCTGCTCCTCCAACCTCGCCAAGCATCGACGCAGTCGTCCAGAGACCTGCGGAAAACTTGAACACAATCCTGGGCCTTCGGATCAGAAGAAGGATAAGGAACGCATCAGACAACGAACAAAGATAAAGGCAGGCTCGtccgacgaggaggaggatgcGACTGCATCGGACAGCGACGATGACATTCCCCTGGCCAGCAGAATCAAGACAAAGGCGGTGCCGGCACCGCCGCAGCTGAAGGAGGAGAACATGAGCGACCAGCAGTCCTCGGACTCTGGCGACGAGTGCCCCGACTTTGAGCCAAACAACAGCGACGATGAGGCGGACGCCACACAGTTCCAGCTGCCTGCCCCGGCCATGGTCAAGGTGGAGGCCTTCGACGAGGATTTCGAGTACCAGGACGCCAGTCTGTTTGTGAAGACGGAGAGCGCGGACATTTTCAGCAGCGAGAAGGACAAGCTGCTGGATGTCCTGCTCAGCACGGACGAGGGCGATGGCCTGAAGCCCTTCGAGAGCCTCAAGGTGGAGCATGGCGGCGGAATATTGGACGAGATAGCGGCTGTGCCGCTGGGAGAGCAGACCGAGACGGCGGAGACAGAGGAAGATGTCCTGTCGCTGAGGCACAATTACGAGGAGAAGAAAAAACGGGCCAAGGACTCGACGGGCAAGCGGAAATACCGCAAACGGGGCACCGTCAGATCCCCCACACCCGAGGAGGCGCCGAGCACACCGAAGCGTGTGTCCAAGATCACCAAAAAAGAACTGAAGGAGCGGCTGAAGATGATCAACAAGATGGAGAAGACCTGGAAGTGTCCGCACTGCGTCAAGATCTACCACATACGCAAGCCCTACGAGAAGCATCTGCGGGACGACCACAAGCTCTCCGAGCAGGATATCAAGGACATCTTCAAGGACGTTGACGTCCATGCGAAGCTGGACGAGGAGGTGTTCAAGTGCCCCATCTGCAGCAAGATCTATCTGGTGGAAAAGCGCCTCGAGACGCACCTAAAGGTCCATGGGGAGGATGGTAGTCTGATCTTCAAGTGTCCCTGCTACTGCAATCTGTTCTTCGCCAGCAAGGAGCTGGCCACGGAGCACGCCCATCAGCAGCACAAGGAGCTGCTGTACTGCGAGAAGTGCGACAAGTACATGACCGGCCACGACAGCCTCAAGAACCACGAGAAGAACTTCCACTCGAAGAAGGAGCCGCGCAACCTGCCCCGCAACCTTATCTGCGACAAGTGCGGCAAGAAGTTCACGGGCCGCACCTCCCTCTCGGACCACGTGCGCTCCGACTGTGGACGGCTGCCACTCTACCAGTGCAGCGTCTGCGGCAAGCGGCTCTCCACGGCGGGCATCCTCAAGACGCACCTGCTGCTCCACCAGTCGGAGACGCCCTACCAGTGTGACAAGTGCGGGAAGACGTTTAAGGTGAAGGCCCAGTACAAGTCGCATCTGAAGACGCGGCACACGGAGTACAAGCCGTACAAATGCCACCTCTGCCCCAAGGAGTACCCCTACAGGGAGAGCCTGCTCACCCACATGACGGTGCATACGGGCATCAAGCGCTTCCTGTGCAACAACTGCGGCAAGCGCTTCACGTGCATCTCCAACCTGCAGGCCCACCGCAAGGTGCACGCCGACACCTGCGGCCAGCTGCCGCTGAACGCCAAGGCCACCCAGTACATGGGCGTGCAGCGGGGCAAGCTGCTGATGGGCGCCAAGCCCGAGGCTGGAATGGAGTACGAGGAGACAAAGACTTTGATTGCCCAGGACGTGATCGACAAGGACATGCCCATGGCCCAGGAGCTGAACTTCCCCTCCGACGGCACGGCGCCGCTGGCCACGGTGCCCCTTAACTACGCCTCCACGCACCTGGTCCCCCACATCGTGCTCCAGACCATGCAGGCCGAGGCCCGGCGGATGGATTAG
- the LOC108162245 gene encoding zinc finger protein 91 isoform X2: protein MASGSGGVAQKMLVEITTDGVPKLHCPVCNKALISLAGYVKHVKKHQPPGGFQCRQCDVRYCHEEELSQHVKTEHASTAEDERKRFVCDKCGTEYKYLEAYKRHCKTKCQQAIDPDETIPKESPPTKESTAAAGVRPVECTCCSTRFSCSSNLAKHRRSRPETCGKLEHNPGPSDQKKDKERIRQRTKIKAGSSDEEEDATASDSDDDIPLASRIKTKAVPAPPQLKEENMSDQQSSDSGDECPDFEPNNSDDEADATQFQLPAPAMVKVEAFDEDFEYQDASLFVKTESADIFSSEKDKLLDVLLSTDEGDGLKPFESLKVEHGGGILDEIAAVPLGEQTETAETEEDVLSLRHNYEEKKKRAKDSTGKRKYRKRGTVRSPTPEEAPSTPKRVSKITKKELKERLKMINKMEKTWKCPHCVKIYHIRKPYEKHLRDDHKLSEQDIKDIFKDVDVHAKLDEEVFKCPICSKIYLVEKRLETHLKVHGEDGSLIFKCPCYCNLFFASKELATEHAHQQHKELLYCEKCDKYMTGHDSLKNHEKNFHSKKEPRNLPRNLICDKCGKKFTGRTSLSDHVRSDCGRLPLYQCSVCGKRLSTAGILKTHLLLHQSETPYQCDKCGKTFKVKAQYKSHLKTRHTEYKPYKCHLCPKEYPYRESLLTHMTVHTGIKRFLCNNCGKRFTCISNLQAHRKVHADTCGQLPLNAKATQYMGVQRGKLLMGAKPEAGMEYEETKTLIAQDVIDKDMPMAQELNFPSDGTAPLATVPLNYASTHLVPHIVLQTMQAEARRMD from the exons ATGGCCAGCGGCAGCGGAGGAGTAGCCCAGAAAATGCTGGTGGAGATCACCACAGATGGAGTGCCAAAGCTCCACTGTCCCGTGTGCAACAAGGCCCTCATCTCTCTGGCCGGCTATGTGAAGCATGTGAAGAAGCACCAGCCGCCGGGTGGCTTCCAGTGCCGCCAGTGCGATGTCCGCTACTGCCACGAGGAGGAACTGTCACAGCACGTGAAGACCGAGCATGCCTCCACAGCGGAAGACGAACGGAAGAGATTTGTGTGCGACAAGTGCGGGACAGAGTACAAGTATCTGGAGGCATACAAGCGCCACTGCAAGACAAAGTGCCAGCAGGCCATCGATCCTGATGAGACGATTCCCAAG GAGAGTCCTCCCACTAAAGAATCCACGGCTGCAGCCGGAGTGCGCCCAGTGGAGTGCACGTGCTGTTCCACCCGTTTCTCCTGCTCCTCCAACCTCGCCAAGCATCGACGCAGTCGTCCAGAGACCTGCGGAAAACTTGAACACAATCCTGGGCCTTCGGATCAGAAGAAGGATAAGGAACGCATCAGACAACGAACAAAGATAAAGGCAGGCTCGtccgacgaggaggaggatgcGACTGCATCGGACAGCGACGATGACATTCCCCTGGCCAGCAGAATCAAGACAAAGGCGGTGCCGGCACCGCCGCAGCTGAAGGAGGAGAACATGAGCGACCAGCAGTCCTCGGACTCTGGCGACGAGTGCCCCGACTTTGAGCCAAACAACAGCGACGATGAGGCGGACGCCACACAGTTCCAGCTGCCTGCCCCGGCCATGGTCAAGGTGGAGGCCTTCGACGAGGATTTCGAGTACCAGGACGCCAGTCTGTTTGTGAAGACGGAGAGCGCGGACATTTTCAGCAGCGAGAAGGACAAGCTGCTGGATGTCCTGCTCAGCACGGACGAGGGCGATGGCCTGAAGCCCTTCGAGAGCCTCAAGGTGGAGCATGGCGGCGGAATATTGGACGAGATAGCGGCTGTGCCGCTGGGAGAGCAGACCGAGACGGCGGAGACAGAGGAAGATGTCCTGTCGCTGAGGCACAATTACGAGGAGAAGAAAAAACGGGCCAAGGACTCGACGGGCAAGCGGAAATACCGCAAACGGGGCACCGTCAGATCCCCCACACCCGAGGAGGCGCCGAGCACACCGAAGCGTGTGTCCAAGATCACCAAAAAAGAACTGAAGGAGCGGCTGAAGATGATCAACAAGATGGAGAAGACCTGGAAGTGTCCGCACTGCGTCAAGATCTACCACATACGCAAGCCCTACGAGAAGCATCTGCGGGACGACCACAAGCTCTCCGAGCAGGATATCAAGGACATCTTCAAGGACGTTGACGTCCATGCGAAGCTGGACGAGGAGGTGTTCAAGTGCCCCATCTGCAGCAAGATCTATCTGGTGGAAAAGCGCCTCGAGACGCACCTAAAGGTCCATGGGGAGGATGGTAGTCTGATCTTCAAGTGTCCCTGCTACTGCAATCTGTTCTTCGCCAGCAAGGAGCTGGCCACGGAGCACGCCCATCAGCAGCACAAGGAGCTGCTGTACTGCGAGAAGTGCGACAAGTACATGACCGGCCACGACAGCCTCAAGAACCACGAGAAGAACTTCCACTCGAAGAAGGAGCCGCGCAACCTGCCCCGCAACCTTATCTGCGACAAGTGCGGCAAGAAGTTCACGGGCCGCACCTCCCTCTCGGACCACGTGCGCTCCGACTGTGGACGGCTGCCACTCTACCAGTGCAGCGTCTGCGGCAAGCGGCTCTCCACGGCGGGCATCCTCAAGACGCACCTGCTGCTCCACCAGTCGGAGACGCCCTACCAGTGTGACAAGTGCGGGAAGACGTTTAAGGTGAAGGCCCAGTACAAGTCGCATCTGAAGACGCGGCACACGGAGTACAAGCCGTACAAATGCCACCTCTGCCCCAAGGAGTACCCCTACAGGGAGAGCCTGCTCACCCACATGACGGTGCATACGGGCATCAAGCGCTTCCTGTGCAACAACTGCGGCAAGCGCTTCACGTGCATCTCCAACCTGCAGGCCCACCGCAAGGTGCACGCCGACACCTGCGGCCAGCTGCCGCTGAACGCCAAGGCCACCCAGTACATGGGCGTGCAGCGGGGCAAGCTGCTGATGGGCGCCAAGCCCGAGGCTGGAATGGAGTACGAGGAGACAAAGACTTTGATTGCCCAGGACGTGATCGACAAGGACATGCCCATGGCCCAGGAGCTGAACTTCCCCTCCGACGGCACGGCGCCGCTGGCCACGGTGCCCCTTAACTACGCCTCCACGCACCTGGTCCCCCACATCGTGCTCCAGACCATGCAGGCCGAGGCCCGGCGGATGGATTAG
- the LOC108162257 gene encoding transcription initiation factor TFIID subunit 11, with amino-acid sequence MDEILFPTQQKSNSLSDSDDVDLKFFNTASGERKDSDTASDTANEGDRDAKDGDMDTKNTDGDGDSGEPALKKLKTKKELEEEERERMQVLVSNFTEEQLDRYEMYRRSAFPKAAVKRLMQTITGCSVSQNVVIAMSGIAKVFVGEVVEEALDVMEAQGESGALQPKFIREAVRRLRTKNRMPIGRYQQPYFRLN; translated from the exons ATGGACGAAATCCTGTTTCCCACACAGCAAAAGAGCAATTCTCTCAGCGACAGCGACGATGTAGATCTCAAGTTCTTCAACACAGCCTCCGGCGAGCGCAAAGACAGCGACACTGCCTCAGACACCGCCAATGAAGGGGACCGCGATGCCAAAGACGGCGACATGGATACGAAAAACACAGACGGCGATGGCGACTCCGGAGAGCCGGCCCTTAAGAAGCTAAAGACCAAGaaggagctggaggaggaggaacgCGAGCGAATGCA AGTTCTTGTTTCCAACTTCACGGAGGAGCAACTGGATCGCTATGAGATGTACCGTCGCTCTGCCTTCCCCAAAGCAGCCGTCAAACGGCTGATGCAGACGATAACCGGCTGTTCCGTCTCACAGAACGTCGTCATAGCCATGTCCGGCATCGCCAAGGTCTTTGTGGGCGAAGTGGTGGAGGAGGCGCTCGACGTGATGGAGGCCCAGGGCGAGTCGGGCGCCCTGCAGCCCAAGTTCATCCGCGAGGCAGTGCGTCGGCTGCGCACCAAGAACCGCATGCCCATAGGACGCTACCAGCAGCCCTATTTCAGATTAAATTGA
- the LOC108162248 gene encoding cytochrome P450 4e3, with amino-acid sequence MWLAVLALLALPLLVLVYFELRASRRRRMLKVFNGPTPVPVLGNANRVGNTPAEILATIFDWWQEYGKDNFIFWIGYTPHLAVTNPKHLEYILNSQSLIQKSTIYELLHPWLGYGLLTSHGSKWHKHRKMITPSFHFNILQDFHEVMNENSTKFIAQLRRDAAGDSIIDFQDHAHYLTLDVICDTAMGVPINAMEHRNSAIVQAFKDMCLSVNMRAFHPFKRSNRIYSLSPEYAAYQRTLKTLQDFTYDIIEKRVETLQAGQNSSSSDPSSARKKMAFLDTLLSSTVDGRPLTRQEIYEEVSTFMFEGHDTTTSGVAFAGYLLSRHPEAQQKMYQEQCNVLGSELDRDATFQEIAQMKYLDLFIKEAQRVYPSVPMIGRYADKDYMINGTLVPKGTTLNLALVLLGYNDRIFKDPHHFRPERFEEEKPGPFEYVPFSAGPRNCIGQKFALLELKTVISKLVRSFEVLPAVDELLSTDGQLNTYLGLSPAEKQKREVGRHKYDPILSAVLTLKSDNGLHLRLRERRH; translated from the exons ATGTGGCTGGCTGTTTTGGCTTTGTTGGCGCTGCCGCTGCTCGTTCTCGTGTACTTTGAACTGAGGGCCAGCCGTCGCAGGCGGATGCTCAAGGTATTCAATGGACCCACTCCTGTGCCCGTGCTGGGCAATGCCAATCGCGTAGGCAACACTCCCGCAG AGATACTCGCGACGATATTCGACTGGTGGCAAGAGTACGGAAAGGACAACTTTATCTTCTGGATAGGCTACACCCCGCACTTAGCCGTCACCAATCCGAAGCACTTGGAGTACATTCTGAACAGCCAGTCGCTGATCCAGAAGTCCACCATCTACGAGCTGCTGCATCCGTGGCTGGGCTACGGGCTGCTGACCAGCCATGGGAGCAAGTGGCACAAGCACCGCAAGATGATCACGCCCTCGTTCCACTTCAACATCCTGCAGGACTTCCACGAGGTGATGAACGAGAACTCCACCAAGTTCATCGCCCAACTAAGGCGCGATGCCGCCGGGGACAGCATCATCGACTTCCAGGACCATGCCCACTACCTCACGCTGGACGTGATCTGTGACACGGCCATGGGGGTGCCCATCAATGCGATGGAGCACCGCAACTCCGCCATTGTGCAGGCCTTCAAAGA CATGTGCCTCAGCGTCAACATGCGGGCCTTCCATCCGTTCAAGCGCTCCAACCGCATCTACAGCCTGTCGCCCGAGTATGCGGCCTACCAGCGGACCCTGAAGACGCTGCAGGACTTCACCTACGACATCATTGAGAAGCGTGTGGAGACGCTGCAGGCGGGACAGAATAGCTCTTCCTCGGACCCCTCCTCGGCCCGGAAGAAGATGGCCTTCCTGGACACGCTGCTCTCCTCGACCGTCGACGGGCGTCCGCTGACACGCCAGGAGATCTACGAGGAGGTGTCCACCTTCATGTTCGAGGGCCACGACACCACCACCTCCGGAGTGGCCTTTGCCGGCTATCTCCTCTCCAGGCACCCAGAGGCCCAG CAAAAGATGTACCAGGAGCAGTGCAATGTCCTGGGAAGCGAACTGGACAGAGACGCCACCTTCCAGGAGATAGCGCAGATGAAGTACCTCGACCTGTTCATCAAGGAGGCCCAGCGGGTGTATCCCAGTGTGCCCATGATTGGCCGCTATGCCGACAAGGACTACATGATCA ATGGCACGCTCGTGCCCAAGGGCACAACTCTCAATCTGGCGCTCGTTTTGCTCGGCTACAACGATCGCATCTTCAAGGATCCCCACCACTTCCGCCCGGAGCGGTTCGAGGAGGAGAAGCCCGGCCCCTTCGAGTACGTGCCCTTCAGTGCCGGCCCACGCAACTGCATCGGACAGAAGTTCGCCCTCCTCGAGCTGAAGACCGTGATCTCAAAGCTTGTGCGCTCCTTCGAGGTGCTGCCCGCCGTCGACGAGCTCCTCTCCACCGATGGCCAGTTGAACACCTACCTGGGGCTGTCGCCTGCCGAGAAGCAGAAGCGGGAGGTGGGACGACACAAATACGATCCCATTCTGTCCGCCGTGCTCACCCTCAAGTCTGATAATGGGCTCCATCTGCGCCTCAGAGAGCGACGACACTAG
- the LOC108162250 gene encoding methionine aminopeptidase 2, giving the protein MSATEALNVEVAITDNGAAGEDAKKQKKPKPNNKKLRQEAAAKKAVEGGSDEVAPDADAETTNGEKKTAAAASAQPAAKKKNNKGKKAGNGQTEPPTIPIAKLFPSGVFPEGEIVEHPTPKDLPDYRTAKDRLTSEEKRALDRMNTEIYQELRQAAEAHRQTRQYMQRFIKPGMTMIQICEELENTARRLIGENGLDAGLAFPTGCSLNHCAAHYTPNAGDPTVLQYDDVCKIDFGTHIKGRIIDCAFTMTFNNKYDKLLQAVKEATNTGIKEAGIDVRLCDIGAAIQEVMESYEIELDGKTYPIKAIRNLNGHSISPYRIHAGKTVPIVKGGESTRMEEDEFYAIETFGSTGRGLVHDDMDCSHYMKNFDLPYVPLRLQSSKQLLGTINKNFGTLAFCKRWLDRAGATKYQMALKDLCDKGIVEAYPPLCDIKGCYTAQYEHTIILRPTCKEIVSRGDDY; this is encoded by the exons ATGTCCGCAACCGAAGCACTGAACGTGGAGGTGGCCATCACCGATAACGGTGCTGCCGGCGAGGATGCGAAGAAACAGAAAAAGCCAAAGCCGAACAACAAGAAACTGCGACAAG AGGCCGCAGCAAAGAAGGCAGTTGAGGGTGGCAGCGATGAAGTTGCCCCGGATGCAGATGCAGAGACCACAAACGGCGAGAAAAAAaccgctgccgccgcctcGGCCCAGCCGGCGGCAAAGAAGAAGAACAATAAGGGGAAGAAAGCCGGTAACGGCCAGACGGAGCCCCCGACCATACCGATTGCAAAGCTTTTCCCCTCTGGCGTGTTTCCCGAGGGCGAGATCGTGGAGCATCCCACGCCCAAGGACTTGCCGGATTATCGCACTGCCAAGGATCGCCTCACCTCGGAGGAGAAGCGTGCCCTGGACCGCATGAACACCGAAATCTACCAGGAGCTGCGCCAGGCAGCCGAGGCCCATCGCCAGACGCGTCAATACATGCAGCGCTTCATCAAGCCCGGCATGACCATGATCCAGATCTGCGAGGAGCTAGAGAACACGGCCCGTCGTCTTATCGGCGAGAACGGCCTCGACGCTGGTCTGGCCTTCCCCACTGGCTGTTCCCTCAACCATTGTGCGGCCCACTACACCCCCAATGCAGGCGACCCCACGGTCCTGCAGTACGACGACGTGTGCAAGATTGATTTTGGCACCCACATCAAGGGCCGCATCATCGACTGTGCCTTCACCATGACCTTCAACAACAAGTACGACAAGTTGTTGCAGGCCGTCAAGGAGGCCACCAACACCGGCATCAAGGAGGCCGGCATTGACGTGCGTCTATGTGATATCGGGGCTGCCATTCAAGAGGTGATGGAATCATACGAAATCGAGCTGGATGGCAAGACGTACCCCATCAAGGCCATACGTAATCTGAACGGACACTCCATTAGCCCGTACC GCATTCATGCTGGCAAAACTGTTCCCATTGTGAAGGGCGGCGAGTCCACGCGCATGGAGGAGGATGAGTTCTATGCCATCGAAACGTTCGGCTCCACGGGCCGCGGCCTGGTGCACGACGACATGGACTGCTCGCATTACATGAAGAACTTTGATCTGCCGTACGTGCCTTTGCGTCTTCAGTCTTCCAAGCAGCTTCTGGGCACAATCAACAAGAACTTTGGCACTCTGGCCTTCTGCAAGCGCTGGCTGGATCGCGCTGGCGCCACCAAGTACCAGATGGCCCTCAAGGATCTATGCGACAAGGGCATTGTGGAAGCCTATCCGCCATTGTGCGACATCAAGGGCTGCTACACAGCGCAGTACGAGCATACTATCATTCTGCGTCCCACTTGCAAGGAGATCGTATCCCGCGGCGACGACTATTAG